The following proteins are encoded in a genomic region of Lachnospiraceae bacterium KM106-2:
- a CDS encoding transglutaminase-like enzymes, putative cysteine proteases gives MTINKLQLKLNINDFFLSIFLSGTIAFYLLTMIAPSYPLMLSLIFVILTTIFWSCIHERIILPAFCIIQTSLFFLCLLFFHSKLIEGMILLWNLAAHTIGTHSTLYLPVYQTILPKQQNTVCLSMLLFFFFFTISFISNRVAKQRNVFLYLLLLFPLFVFQLLFHIQLSFLLVVAVIVSIFLLRIAKLLSPSEMNSRFLKQLLLYIQQLFLLALLGLLTFHISGKLSLVSLQQEILSSISNFIYDNTLDPLSEGKLSVIQSQSRSKDSALSITMEHPSSMYLKGFIGSVYEHDHWTDLSYQERYENNNLFYWMKEDGFLPASQLSLIHALEQDRKVSSLSSNTTISIKGANKRYFYLPYELSSIQHPEINESALIQNEGFQAKNLKRISNYTFCASSSLVPNYPDIAAKLQEQEAAPSKKLKQYLSDESYYNIFVYKTYCQIPENTRILLKNHLGDVSIKKHSHFSYSSAVDHVRSYLKEHITYSTKKWVLPAQKDFLAYFLEEKPSGYSVQYATAATLMFRYLGIPARYVEGYLVTPENIKGLSDHSTIDIKKSNAHAWVEIYQDGVGFVPIEVTPPYYHVMEQPKAGKLTQEIQSVRQSQKNQSTQNIYHDDPLNLPHEVKLPDSLIDYLQYLRMLVALILIILLGLFFYLQLKKWHTLRVWKRQFHDSDSNCAAIAMFEYVKILLPQITYHSPSDQALLTAEYQEYYENMYALYEKALYSKHSLSPEELTSMVHFLNETIVLLIHHSSLFKRIKHRYYDFLY, from the coding sequence ATGACAATTAACAAACTACAACTTAAATTGAATATCAATGATTTTTTTCTGAGCATCTTCTTATCTGGTACGATAGCATTCTATCTCCTTACCATGATCGCTCCTTCTTATCCACTCATGCTTTCCCTAATTTTCGTTATCCTGACCACGATATTTTGGAGCTGTATTCATGAGAGGATTATTCTGCCTGCCTTTTGTATCATCCAGACTAGTCTTTTCTTTCTATGTCTGCTATTTTTCCACTCCAAGCTAATCGAAGGAATGATTCTATTATGGAACCTTGCTGCTCATACCATTGGAACCCACTCCACTCTATACTTGCCTGTATATCAGACTATTTTACCCAAACAACAAAACACTGTTTGTTTAAGTATGCTTCTGTTTTTCTTCTTTTTTACGATCAGCTTTATAAGCAACCGAGTTGCAAAACAACGGAATGTATTCCTTTATCTCCTTCTACTCTTTCCTCTTTTTGTTTTTCAACTACTGTTCCATATACAGCTATCCTTTTTGCTTGTTGTTGCAGTGATTGTCAGTATATTTTTGCTTAGAATAGCTAAGCTGTTATCCCCCTCTGAAATGAACTCTCGCTTTTTAAAACAACTGCTTTTATACATACAGCAATTATTCCTGCTTGCATTACTAGGATTACTCACGTTCCATATAAGCGGTAAACTTTCACTGGTCTCTCTACAGCAAGAGATTCTATCCTCAATCTCTAATTTTATTTATGACAATACGTTAGATCCTCTTTCAGAAGGCAAATTATCTGTTATCCAATCGCAAAGTCGTTCGAAAGACTCTGCCTTATCGATCACAATGGAACATCCAAGCTCTATGTACCTAAAAGGGTTTATTGGATCAGTCTATGAACATGATCACTGGACAGATCTCTCTTATCAAGAGCGCTATGAAAACAATAATTTGTTCTACTGGATGAAGGAAGATGGATTCTTGCCAGCAAGTCAGCTTTCCCTTATCCATGCACTGGAACAAGATCGCAAGGTATCTTCTCTCTCATCAAATACAACTATCTCGATTAAGGGTGCAAACAAAAGGTATTTTTATCTTCCTTATGAACTTAGTTCCATTCAGCATCCAGAGATAAACGAATCGGCATTAATACAAAATGAAGGCTTCCAAGCAAAGAACCTAAAAAGAATTTCTAACTATACATTTTGCGCCTCCTCTTCTCTTGTTCCAAATTATCCTGACATCGCAGCGAAATTACAAGAACAAGAAGCAGCACCTTCTAAAAAGCTAAAACAATACTTATCTGACGAAAGTTACTATAACATCTTCGTCTACAAAACCTACTGTCAGATTCCAGAGAACACTAGAATCCTCTTAAAAAACCATTTGGGTGATGTATCGATCAAAAAACATAGTCATTTTTCCTATTCGTCTGCCGTTGATCATGTAAGATCATATCTCAAAGAGCATATTACCTATTCGACTAAGAAATGGGTACTTCCAGCACAAAAGGATTTTCTAGCATACTTTTTAGAAGAGAAACCCTCCGGCTACTCCGTTCAGTACGCAACTGCTGCTACGTTAATGTTTCGTTATCTTGGAATTCCTGCCCGATATGTAGAAGGTTACCTTGTAACACCGGAAAATATCAAAGGACTTTCTGATCATTCAACCATTGATATCAAGAAGTCAAACGCACATGCGTGGGTAGAAATCTATCAAGACGGGGTAGGTTTTGTTCCAATCGAAGTTACTCCCCCATACTATCACGTTATGGAACAGCCAAAAGCAGGTAAATTAACACAAGAAATTCAATCTGTTCGTCAGTCACAAAAAAATCAATCTACCCAAAACATCTATCATGATGATCCACTTAACTTACCTCATGAAGTAAAACTACCTGATTCACTGATTGATTATTTACAATACCTTCGAATGCTCGTTGCTCTTATCTTAATTATCCTCTTAGGACTTTTCTTCTATCTTCAGCTTAAGAAATGGCATACCTTGCGAGTCTGGAAGAGGCAATTTCATGACAGTGATTCCAATTGTGCGGCCATTGCTATGTTCGAATATGTAAAAATATTATTACCACAGATTACTTACCATTCTCCTAGCGATCAAGCACTCTTAACCGCTGAGTATCAGGAGTACTATGAGAATATGTACGCTCTTTATGAAAAGGCACTCTATAGTAAACACTCTCTTTCTCCAGAAGAACTAACTTCTATGGTGCACTTTTTAAACGAAACAATTGTACTTTTAATCCATCATTCTTCCTTGTTCAAACGAATCAAACATCGCTATTATGACTTTTTATATTAA
- a CDS encoding MoxR-like ATPases, producing MENYKKAISEIQKVIIGKDEIIEKIFLSILSKGHILLDDIPGVGKTTLALAFRKVLGLDYKRIQFTPDVVPSDVIGYTVYHKDTGEFAFQPGAVMCNLLLADEINRALSRTQAALLEVMEERQITVDGVTHPVPSPFIVFATQNPIGSVGTQLLPQSQLDRFLVCLHMGYPDFQSQVNILRDRQTSNPLDEIQQIMTVEELLSLQASVRQVFVSDSILEYITHLCEKTRNDERIALGISPRGALALNNIAKANAFYQGRDYVIPEDILTLVNDVFSHRIILSSKARLDHIEIDALLAEILSSIPLPAQKH from the coding sequence ATGGAAAATTATAAAAAAGCAATCTCAGAAATTCAAAAAGTTATTATTGGAAAGGATGAGATCATTGAAAAAATCTTTCTATCCATTTTAAGTAAGGGCCATATTTTATTAGATGATATTCCCGGTGTTGGAAAAACCACACTGGCCTTAGCATTTCGTAAAGTATTAGGGCTCGATTATAAACGAATTCAATTCACTCCTGATGTCGTTCCTTCGGATGTCATCGGTTACACGGTATATCATAAAGATACGGGAGAATTCGCATTTCAGCCTGGAGCCGTAATGTGTAATCTGTTACTTGCGGATGAAATCAATCGCGCATTAAGTCGAACGCAAGCTGCCTTGTTAGAGGTAATGGAAGAACGACAAATTACGGTAGATGGTGTTACGCATCCGGTACCTTCTCCCTTTATCGTCTTTGCCACACAAAATCCAATTGGATCCGTGGGAACTCAGTTACTTCCCCAATCACAGCTTGATCGTTTTCTTGTCTGCCTTCATATGGGTTATCCCGATTTTCAAAGTCAAGTAAATATATTACGTGATCGCCAAACTTCTAATCCTTTGGATGAAATACAGCAGATCATGACTGTAGAAGAACTCTTATCCTTACAAGCGTCCGTTCGACAAGTATTTGTATCTGACTCTATCCTTGAATATATTACCCATCTATGCGAAAAAACGCGAAATGACGAGAGAATTGCACTTGGTATCAGCCCTCGAGGTGCCCTGGCTCTTAATAATATTGCAAAGGCAAACGCCTTTTATCAAGGACGAGATTATGTAATTCCTGAAGATATTCTAACTTTAGTAAATGATGTATTTTCACATCGAATTATATTAAGTTCCAAAGCTCGACTGGATCATATCGAGATAGATGCTCTTCTAGCTGAGATACTCTCTTCGATTCCACTTCCAGCACAGAAGCATTAG
- a CDS encoding putative surface/cell-adhesion protein → MGKRMVNPTIRHFITKLLLIMFLFLPYSKIHATSNDIITKTLSGILNWQKMNYNLSSNDSLLASEFTDASGSSNADWFVFGMARSGVADYYHVYQNALSDGLITRYANRTELANEKPTEWHRLCLTILALGGDPTSITCSDTKQSINLIKDGVYDRSDLMSLKSQGLNSYIWALITIDSIRYPIPKESNCSRESLIQSILSYQLKDGGFSLSSTGCDVDITAMAIQALSPYYNLEQSFSYIRKCDGKKIDETIRSVIDRSLHILSQSQGKDGDFMSYGESNVESTSQVLVALCSLGIDYKTDSRFIKKGHTILDGILKYKQKDGGFAHCIQRDKHSDVMASGQVFYSLSALLRYKDHLRNLYDLRPSMDAKTTNRIASLTKKIQAITIHSKKDFISILYDEYCKIEPSERCYVHNYFQLSDAMKRNDLPISHPTLLSDF, encoded by the coding sequence TTGGGAAAAAGAATGGTAAATCCTACAATTCGCCATTTCATAACTAAACTTTTGCTAATTATGTTTCTCTTTCTTCCTTACTCGAAGATCCATGCAACTAGCAATGACATCATTACTAAGACTCTTTCTGGCATCCTAAACTGGCAAAAGATGAATTATAATCTCTCCTCAAATGATTCGCTGCTTGCCTCTGAATTCACTGATGCCAGTGGGTCATCTAATGCCGACTGGTTCGTATTTGGCATGGCTCGTTCTGGTGTAGCTGACTATTATCACGTATATCAGAACGCGTTATCGGATGGACTGATAACACGCTATGCTAATCGAACGGAATTAGCAAACGAAAAACCGACCGAATGGCATCGATTATGCTTAACTATATTGGCTCTTGGTGGGGATCCTACTTCAATAACCTGCTCTGATACCAAGCAGTCAATTAACCTGATTAAAGATGGGGTTTATGATCGAAGCGACTTAATGAGCCTGAAATCTCAAGGACTAAATAGTTATATCTGGGCTTTGATCACCATCGACAGTATACGTTACCCTATTCCTAAAGAGTCCAATTGTAGCCGAGAGAGTCTGATTCAGTCGATTTTATCCTACCAACTAAAGGATGGCGGATTCTCTCTCTCTTCCACCGGATGTGATGTTGATATAACAGCGATGGCAATCCAAGCACTTTCTCCTTACTACAATTTAGAACAGTCCTTTTCCTATATCCGAAAATGTGATGGCAAGAAAATAGACGAGACGATTCGATCGGTCATCGATCGATCGTTACATATCCTCTCCCAATCCCAAGGAAAAGACGGTGACTTTATGAGTTATGGAGAAAGTAATGTAGAAAGTACCTCACAAGTTCTTGTTGCCCTTTGTTCACTTGGCATTGACTATAAAACGGATTCAAGATTTATAAAAAAGGGACATACCATACTTGACGGCATTTTAAAATACAAGCAAAAAGATGGTGGGTTTGCGCACTGCATCCAACGTGATAAACACTCCGATGTTATGGCGAGTGGACAAGTTTTCTACTCTTTAAGTGCACTCCTTCGATATAAAGATCACCTTCGTAATTTATATGATCTCAGACCTTCTATGGATGCTAAGACAACTAACCGGATTGCTTCCTTAACCAAGAAGATCCAAGCAATAACCATACATAGCAAAAAGGATTTCATTTCCATACTTTATGATGAATACTGTAAAATCGAGCCCTCCGAGCGATGTTACGTCCATAACTATTTTCAATTATCTGATGCAATGAAGCGAAATGACTTGCCCATTTCACATCCTACACTTTTATCTGATTTTTAA